From one Octopus bimaculoides isolate UCB-OBI-ISO-001 chromosome 1, ASM119413v2, whole genome shotgun sequence genomic stretch:
- the LOC106877665 gene encoding carbohydrate sulfotransferase 11, whose amino-acid sequence MKLKLKTWKSNSYIMFFRILGRRNIWIKSIKLLFCIGTIIIVYEGFISRQSSTVPKMKEYDSFFDSLQTERKSRIADVCQKEMSKYESLNHASGNFLFYSSLNLSYCVVAKVGCTFWIAIIRFLLRDFPENLLKTHPLDITKYNVHSASKRLRHLTKDVGYSYLVNSTKFFFARNPYSRLLSGYMDKMMLPGYWTSVSVDIVSLTRNKTNIKCVSDITFREFLHYAAVSETKNFHRNGHWIPVYKLCNPCKWKFDYIGKQETFTKDAKVILEYFGLNYMKNRSHLQNILHQTYSQSEYTFSFTYAAENICNQSVEFIARRLWYVYQMQGYIRNTSQFIMPRLKQGEKLTLVTFQKLVEHEIISNTMTSLESSNQRKYFWREFFSKIPTALIKEIQKVYELDFKLFDYSFDSYQ is encoded by the exons ATGAAACTTAAGTTGAAAACATGGAAATCTAACTCGTACATTATGTTCTTTCGGATTCTTGGCAGGAGAAATATTTGGATCAAATCAATCAAATTGCTATTTTGCATTGGaactataattattgtttatgaag gCTTTATTTCAAGACAATCCAGTACTGTTCCAAAGATGAAA gAATATGATTCATTTTTTGATTCTCTCCAAACAGAACGGAAAAGTCGCATTGCAGATGTTTGTCAGAAAGAAATGTCTAAATATGAAAGTCTAAACCATGCATCAggcaattttttattttattcctcttTAAATTTATCTTACTGTGTTGTGGCTAAAGTAGGGTGTACCTTCTGGATTGCTATTATTCGCTTTCTTCTTCGAGACTTTCCTGAAAACCTTCTCAAAACACATCCACtggatataacaaaatataacgtCCACAGCGCAAGTAAACGGCTTAGACATTTGACGAAAGACGTCGGATATTCGTATTtagtaaattcaacaaaattcttttttgcCAGGAATCCGTACTCGCGCCTTTTATCTGGTTATATGGACAAAATGATGCTACCGGGGTATTGGACTTCAGTTTCGGTGGATATCGTTTCACTTACGAGGAACAAAACAAATATCAAGTGTGTTAGTGACATAACTTTTAGAGAATTCTTACATTACGCTGCCGTCTCAGAAACCAAGAATTTCCACAGAAATGGTCACTGGATTCCAGTGTATAAGCTATGTAATCCTTGTAAATGGAAGTTTGATTATATTGGAAAACAAGAAACATTCACGAAAGATGCTAAAGTTATTCTCGAATATTTTGgtttaaattatatgaaaaacagaagtcatttacaaaatattttgcaccAGACATATTCCCAAAGCGAATATACCTTTAGTTTCACCTATGCGGCAGAAAATATTTGTAATCAGTCAGTAGAATTCATTGCCAGGCGGTTGTGGTATGTCTATCAAATGCAGGGTTATATACGTAACACGTCTCAATTTATTATGCCACGTCTTAAACAGGGAGAGAAGCTTACTCTAGTGACGTTTCAAAAATTAGTTGAACACGAAATAATTAGCAATACTATGACATCTCTAGAATCTTCAaatcagagaaaatatttttggcgggagtttttttcaaaaattcctACAGCATTGATTAAGGAGATTCAAAAGGTGTATGAGttagattttaaattatttgattATTCGTTTGACTCCTACCAATAA